A region from the Sulfurivermis fontis genome encodes:
- a CDS encoding aspartate carbamoyltransferase catalytic subunit, which yields MPIDKLQQDANGNLRHFLTLEGLSRSVLTEILDLAESFITVDAQSVKKVPLLRGKTIANLFFESSTRTRTTFELAAKRLSADVLNINIQTSATSKGESLLDMLHNLEAMHCDMFVVRHADSGAAHFIARHVAPHVSVVNAGDGRHAHPTQGMLDMFTIRRHKGPDFGALRVAIVGDIMHSRVARSQIHALNTLGVGELRVIAPKTLVPPEASALGVHVFHDMARGLKDVDVVIMLRLQRERMQGALIPSGGEFFQLYGLNADMLAQAKPDAIVMHPGPINRGIEIDSAVADGEQSVILEQVSNGIAVRMAVMSMCLGRAAGEGA from the coding sequence ATGCCGATCGATAAATTGCAGCAGGACGCCAACGGCAACCTGCGCCACTTCCTCACCCTCGAGGGACTGAGCCGCAGCGTGCTCACCGAGATCCTCGACCTCGCCGAGTCCTTCATCACGGTGGACGCGCAGAGCGTGAAGAAGGTGCCGCTGCTGCGCGGCAAGACCATCGCCAACCTGTTCTTCGAATCGAGCACGCGCACGCGCACCACCTTCGAGCTGGCGGCCAAGCGCCTGTCCGCCGACGTGCTCAACATCAATATCCAGACCTCGGCCACCTCCAAGGGCGAGAGCCTGCTCGACATGCTGCACAACCTGGAGGCGATGCACTGCGACATGTTCGTGGTGCGCCACGCCGATTCCGGCGCCGCCCACTTCATCGCCCGCCACGTCGCGCCGCACGTATCGGTGGTCAACGCCGGCGACGGCCGCCACGCCCACCCCACCCAGGGTATGCTGGACATGTTCACCATCCGCCGCCACAAGGGGCCGGACTTCGGCGCGCTGCGCGTCGCCATCGTCGGCGACATCATGCACTCGCGCGTGGCGCGCTCGCAGATCCACGCCCTCAACACCCTGGGCGTCGGCGAGCTGCGTGTCATTGCCCCCAAGACCCTGGTGCCGCCCGAAGCCAGTGCACTCGGCGTGCACGTGTTCCACGACATGGCGCGCGGCCTGAAGGACGTGGACGTGGTGATCATGCTGCGCCTGCAACGCGAACGCATGCAGGGTGCGCTGATCCCGAGCGGCGGCGAATTCTTCCAGCTCTACGGCCTCAATGCCGACATGCTGGCCCAGGCCAAGCCCGATGCCATCGTCATGCACCCCGGCCCCATCAACCGCGGCATCGAGATCGATTCGGCGGTGGCCGACGGTGAACAGTCGGTGATCCTGGAGCAGGTGAGCAACGGCATCGCCGTGCGCATGGCGGTGATGTCCATGTGCCTGGGCCGCGCGGCAGGGGAGGGGGCGTAA
- the ruvX gene encoding Holliday junction resolvase RuvX — translation MTNGVLLGFDYGTKRIGIAVGQTLTGSARPLTIVKARDGKPDWDAISRLIAEWRPVALVVGLPVHMDGTEHERTARAQRFGNQLAGRYNLPVHRVDERLTSYEAELELRAQGKGGAALDAVAAQLILQSWLDTHAEESRP, via the coding sequence ATGACCAATGGCGTCCTGCTCGGCTTCGACTACGGCACCAAGCGCATCGGCATCGCCGTCGGCCAGACGCTCACCGGCAGCGCCCGTCCCCTCACCATCGTCAAGGCCCGCGACGGCAAGCCCGACTGGGACGCCATCTCCCGACTCATCGCCGAGTGGCGGCCGGTAGCCCTGGTGGTCGGACTGCCGGTGCACATGGACGGCACGGAACATGAACGCACGGCGCGCGCGCAGCGCTTTGGGAATCAGCTGGCGGGCAGGTACAATCTGCCGGTCCATCGCGTCGACGAACGCCTCACCTCCTACGAGGCGGAACTGGAGCTACGCGCGCAGGGCAAGGGGGGCGCGGCGCTGGATGCCGTCGCCGCGCAACTGATCCTGCAAAGCTGGCTGGACACCCACGCCGAAGAGAGTCGCCCATGA
- a CDS encoding energy transducer TonB — protein sequence MSTLAPTPPVPRIGPADRLGLTLFLAVAFHAIVILGISFVPNDKNAADTPRTLEVILVHSKSDEKPDQADYLAQVTQRGGGDVEEKVRPGSPFANSASRSEQGNAAQTRPLTVPRPQPTPEPQNVMTVEQSRLRTQVTPGERRPDIPEDLTAAELMPTSQEMAALAAEITQRMQIYAAKPREKYITASTKEYLEASYEHAWRMKVERIGNLNYPDEARRANLSGALLLDVAINADGSLKDVRVVRSSGHRVLDEGAIRIVKMAAPYAPLPQALRKDTDVLHIIRTWLFESGNQLEMR from the coding sequence ATGAGCACCCTCGCCCCGACACCGCCCGTCCCGCGCATCGGTCCCGCCGATCGCCTCGGCCTGACGCTGTTTCTCGCCGTCGCCTTCCACGCCATCGTGATCCTCGGCATCAGCTTCGTGCCCAACGACAAGAATGCCGCCGACACGCCGCGCACCCTGGAGGTGATCCTGGTGCACAGCAAGAGCGACGAGAAGCCGGACCAGGCCGATTACCTGGCACAGGTCACCCAGCGGGGCGGCGGCGACGTCGAGGAAAAGGTCCGCCCCGGCAGCCCCTTCGCCAACAGCGCCTCGCGCAGCGAGCAGGGCAATGCCGCCCAAACGCGCCCGCTGACCGTGCCCAGGCCGCAACCCACGCCGGAGCCGCAGAACGTCATGACGGTGGAGCAGTCGCGCCTGCGCACCCAGGTCACGCCGGGCGAACGGCGCCCCGATATCCCGGAGGACCTCACCGCCGCCGAGCTGATGCCCACCAGCCAGGAGATGGCCGCCCTGGCGGCGGAGATCACCCAGCGCATGCAGATATACGCGGCCAAGCCGCGCGAGAAATACATCACCGCCAGCACCAAGGAATACCTTGAAGCCAGTTATGAGCACGCCTGGCGCATGAAGGTGGAGCGCATCGGCAATCTCAACTACCCCGACGAGGCGCGCCGCGCCAATCTCTCCGGCGCCCTGCTGCTGGACGTGGCCATCAACGCCGACGGCAGCCTGAAGGACGTGCGGGTGGTGCGCTCCTCCGGCCACCGCGTGCTGGACGAGGGCGCCATCCGCATCGTGAAAATGGCCGCGCCCTATGCACCGCTGCCGCAGGCCCTGCGCAAGGATACCGACGTGCTGCACATCATCCGCACCTGGCTGTTCGAGAGCGGCAACCAACTGGAGATGCGCTAG
- a CDS encoding YqgE/AlgH family protein, whose product MTETASLRNHFLIAMPQLADPNFSHTVTYICEHNAEGSLGIVINRPLEITLGDVLQHMQIAPDARVDTAAPVFSGGPVQPERGFVLHRPVGAWTSSLPVTADIALTTSRDIMAAIGQGTGPQQFLLALGYAGWGAGQLEQEIAQNAWLSGPADPAILFELPVEERWGAAAALIGVDLTLLSSEAGHA is encoded by the coding sequence ATGACCGAAACCGCTTCCCTGCGCAATCATTTTCTCATCGCCATGCCGCAACTGGCTGACCCCAACTTCAGCCACACGGTGACCTACATCTGCGAACACAACGCGGAAGGATCGCTGGGCATCGTCATCAACCGCCCCCTGGAGATCACCCTGGGCGACGTGTTGCAACACATGCAGATCGCGCCCGACGCACGGGTAGACACCGCCGCACCGGTATTCAGCGGCGGCCCGGTGCAGCCGGAACGCGGCTTCGTGCTGCACCGCCCGGTGGGGGCCTGGACCTCCAGCCTGCCGGTCACCGCCGACATCGCCCTGACCACCTCGCGCGACATCATGGCCGCCATCGGCCAAGGCACGGGACCGCAGCAGTTCCTGCTCGCCCTGGGCTATGCCGGCTGGGGCGCCGGCCAACTGGAGCAGGAAATCGCGCAAAACGCGTGGCTGTCCGGTCCGGCCGACCCGGCGATCCTGTTCGAGCTGCCGGTGGAGGAGCGCTGGGGCGCCGCCGCCGCCCTCATCGGCGTCGATCTGACCCTGCTGTCCAGCGAAGCCGGCCACGCCTAA
- the gshB gene encoding glutathione synthase, protein MTTLGVVMDPIGAIHYKKDSTLAMLLAAQSRGWQLRYFELADLYLRDGTAYGRSRPLRVYADPQGWFELGEAEDMPLGELDVILMRKDPPFDMEYIYATYLLEQAEAAGALVVNRAQSLRDANEKLFAAWFPQCTPPTLVTRDMQRLRAFVAEQGEAVLKPLGGMGGASIFVTRQGDPNASVIIETLTDHGQRYTMAQRYLPEISAGDKRILLIDGEPVPYALARIPAAGELRGNLAAGGSGVGVPLSQRDRWICAQVAPRLREQGLLFVGLDVIGDYLTEINVTSPTCIRELDAQFGLDIAGQLMEAIAVKLVARH, encoded by the coding sequence ATGACCACACTCGGCGTGGTGATGGACCCCATAGGGGCCATCCATTACAAGAAGGACTCCACCCTGGCGATGCTGCTGGCGGCGCAGTCGCGTGGCTGGCAGTTGCGCTATTTCGAACTGGCCGATCTCTACCTGCGCGACGGCACGGCCTACGGCCGCAGCCGGCCGCTGCGGGTATACGCCGACCCGCAGGGCTGGTTCGAACTGGGGGAGGCGGAGGACATGCCGCTGGGTGAGCTGGACGTGATCCTGATGCGCAAGGATCCGCCCTTCGACATGGAGTACATCTACGCCACTTACCTGCTGGAGCAGGCGGAAGCGGCCGGGGCGCTGGTGGTGAACCGGGCGCAGAGCCTGCGCGACGCCAACGAGAAGCTGTTCGCCGCCTGGTTTCCGCAGTGCACGCCGCCGACCCTGGTGACGCGCGACATGCAGCGGCTGCGCGCCTTCGTCGCGGAGCAGGGCGAGGCGGTGCTGAAACCGCTGGGCGGCATGGGCGGCGCCTCGATCTTCGTCACCCGCCAGGGCGACCCCAATGCCTCGGTGATCATCGAGACCCTCACCGACCATGGCCAGCGCTACACCATGGCGCAGCGCTATCTGCCGGAGATAAGCGCAGGCGACAAGCGCATCCTGCTCATCGATGGCGAACCGGTGCCCTATGCGCTGGCGCGCATCCCGGCCGCGGGTGAACTGCGCGGCAACCTCGCCGCCGGCGGCAGCGGGGTGGGGGTGCCACTGTCGCAGCGTGACCGCTGGATCTGCGCCCAGGTGGCGCCGCGCCTGCGCGAGCAGGGCCTGCTGTTCGTCGGCCTCGATGTCATCGGCGACTACCTCACCGAGATCAATGTCACCAGCCCCACCTGCATCCGCGAACTGGACGCGCAGTTCGGCCTGGACATCGCCGGGCAACTCATGGAGGCCATTGCGGTCAAACTGGTGGCGCGGCATTAA
- the pyrR gene encoding bifunctional pyr operon transcriptional regulator/uracil phosphoribosyltransferase PyrR, protein MTTQPAIEPTLRAMADRLRALLAARGIGDPCMVGIHTGGVWVARRLHELLDLREPLGALDISFYRDDFSRIGMHPQVKPSNLPFDIEGRHIILVDDVLYTGRTIRAALNELFDYGRPASVTLAVLVERSGRELPIQADVAGLQMDLEADQQVKLSGPDDLALTVQSHADR, encoded by the coding sequence ATGACTACGCAACCCGCTATCGAACCCACCCTGCGCGCCATGGCCGATCGCCTGCGCGCCTTACTCGCCGCCCGCGGCATCGGCGACCCCTGCATGGTCGGCATCCACACCGGCGGCGTCTGGGTGGCGCGGCGCCTGCACGAACTGCTCGATCTGCGCGAACCGCTCGGTGCACTGGACATCAGCTTCTACCGCGACGACTTCTCGCGCATCGGCATGCACCCGCAGGTCAAGCCCTCCAACCTGCCCTTCGATATCGAGGGACGTCACATCATCCTGGTGGATGACGTGCTCTACACCGGCCGTACCATCCGCGCCGCCCTCAACGAATTGTTCGACTACGGCCGCCCCGCCTCGGTGACGCTCGCCGTGCTGGTGGAGCGCAGCGGCCGCGAGCTGCCGATCCAGGCCGACGTGGCCGGACTGCAAATGGACTTGGAGGCCGATCAGCAGGTCAAGCTGAGCGGTCCGGACGATCTCGCCCTGACGGTGCAAAGCCATGCCGATCGATAA
- a CDS encoding FAD:protein FMN transferase — MPKFACLLPLALLLAACQGEPPVQRKTFTAYGSPVTLAVQGLAAEPAQRALEEAATDLLYIEEGNDPARPGPMARTNQLLATTAGFSAVPSLLPQIQQAQVLSARSGGLFNPALGGLLELWGFYREPKGPPPTPEAIAALVAQQPSMSDIVIDGIAMRSNNAAVRLDLGDFGRGYALDTALARLREAGVTTGQLTTPGAAARLGQGDELVLVLTGRDGRTPLARVALQPDEVAYTVTPLRGAYLHDDRLFHPLLDPATGEPARSVFAVTVFHTRLAEAAAAAHALFVAGPARWTETARALGIRHALLVDAEDGVRVTAPLAPRLALADGTLQAVVDPL, encoded by the coding sequence ATGCCTAAGTTCGCTTGCCTGCTGCCCCTCGCCCTCCTCCTCGCCGCCTGCCAGGGCGAACCGCCCGTCCAGCGCAAGACCTTCACCGCCTACGGCAGCCCGGTGACCCTCGCCGTGCAGGGCCTGGCGGCGGAACCGGCGCAGCGCGCGCTGGAGGAGGCGGCAACGGATCTGTTGTACATCGAAGAGGGCAACGACCCGGCACGGCCGGGGCCGATGGCGCGCACCAACCAGCTGCTGGCGACGACGGCCGGCTTCTCCGCCGTGCCCTCGCTGCTGCCGCAGATCCAGCAGGCGCAGGTGCTGTCGGCGCGCAGCGGCGGGCTGTTCAATCCGGCCCTGGGCGGTCTGCTGGAGCTGTGGGGGTTCTACCGCGAGCCCAAGGGACCACCGCCGACGCCGGAAGCCATTGCCGCGCTGGTGGCACAGCAACCGTCGATGAGCGACATCGTCATCGACGGCATCGCCATGCGCAGCAACAACGCGGCCGTGCGCCTCGACCTGGGCGACTTCGGCCGCGGCTACGCCCTGGATACCGCGCTGGCCCGGCTACGCGAGGCCGGCGTCACCACCGGCCAGCTGACCACACCGGGAGCGGCGGCACGCCTGGGCCAGGGTGACGAGCTGGTACTGGTTCTGACCGGCCGCGACGGCCGCACCCCGCTGGCGCGCGTCGCCCTGCAGCCCGACGAGGTGGCCTACACCGTGACCCCGCTGCGCGGCGCCTATCTGCACGACGACCGCCTGTTCCACCCGCTGCTCGACCCCGCCACAGGCGAACCCGCGCGCAGCGTCTTCGCCGTCACCGTGTTCCACACCCGCCTGGCCGAGGCCGCCGCCGCGGCCCATGCCCTGTTCGTGGCCGGCCCGGCACGCTGGACAGAAACCGCCCGCGCCCTCGGTATCCGTCACGCCCTGCTGGTGGATGCGGAAGACGGGGTGCGCGTCACAGCCCCGCTGGCGCCGCGCCTCGCGCTGGCCGACGGCACGCTGCAAGCCGTGGTCGATCCGCTATAA